From the Solanum stenotomum isolate F172 chromosome 4, ASM1918654v1, whole genome shotgun sequence genome, one window contains:
- the LOC125861723 gene encoding cytochrome P450 71AU50-like codes for MALIWAALVVIFIVYAFYELLNNIQNRKRYPPGPKGLPIIGHLHLLGKNPHQDFLKLAKTHGPLMYVRLGLVPTIVVSSADTAEKFLKTYDHIFASRPYNEAAQYLAYGQKNMINAKYGPYWRNMRKLCTQHLLSNQKINSFQSMRRQQVEFMIKSLKNEACDHRVVVDLSAKISSLSADLTCLMVFGKKYMDEDLDKRGFKAVIEEAEHLAATPHLGDFFPFLGVIDLQGITRRLKDLSKVFDEFLEKIIDEHVQSRDQKQSKDFVDTLLDIMQSGETEFQFDRRHIKAILFDMLVAAVGTTATAIEWIITELLRHPHVMKKLQKELEQVIGLEKMVEESDLENLNYLDMVVKEGLRLHSVAPLIPHEAVEDCIVNNFHIQKGSRIMINYYAIQRDPNIWPGAEKFLPERFVGSSVDIRGRDFQLLPFGSGRRSCPGMQLGIIVVQLVVAQLVHCFDWELPNGMQPCELDVEEHFGLATSREHPLMVIPTYRLNNA; via the exons ATGGCTTTGATATGGGCAGCACtagttgttatttttattgtgtaTGCCTTTTATGAGCTGCTAAACAACATCCAGAATAGGAAAAGGTATCCTCCAGGTCCAAAAGGGCTTCCAATTATAGGACATCTTCACTTGTTAGGAAAAAATCCACACCAAGATTTCCTAAAACTAGCAAAAACACATGGTCCCCTAATGTATGTTAGACTAGGACTAGTACCTACAATCGTTGTCTCGTCTGCAGACACAGCGGAGAAGTTCCTCAAGACATATGATCATATCTTTGCTAGTAGGCCTTATAACGAGGCAGCTCAGTATTTGGCATATGGACAGAAGAATATGATAAATGCAAAGTATGGACCATACTGGCGCAACATGCGCAAATTGTGCACTCAACACCTTTTGAGTAACCAAAAGATCAATTCATTTCAATCCATGAGAAGGCAACAAGTTGAGTTTATGATCAAATCACTTAAAAATGAAGCTTGTGATCATCGCGTTGTTGTTGATCTTAGTGCAAAGATTTCGTCTTTGAGTGCTGACTTGACTTGCTTGATGGTATTTGGAAAGAAGTACATGGATGAAGATTTGGACAAGAGGGGATTCAAAGCTGTTATTGAAGAGGCTGAGCATTTAGCAGCAACACCACATCTTGGAGATTTTTTCCCCTTCCTTGGTGTAATTGATCTCCAGGGAATCACTCGCCGGCTCAAGGATCTTTCAAAGGTgtttgatgagtttcttgagaAGATTATCGATGAACATGTCCAGTCTCGTGACCAGAAGCAATCCAAAGACTTTGTTGACACCCTGTTGGACATTATGCAATCAGGAGAAACAGAATTTCAGTTTGACCGTAGACATATAAAAGCTATCCTCTTC GATATGTTAGTTGCAGCAGTGGGAACTACAGCAACAGCTATAGAATGGATAATAACAGAGCTTCTTCGGCACCCTCATGTGATGAAGAAACTTCAAAAAGAGTTGGAACAAGTGATAGGCCTTGAAAAAATGGTAGAAGAATCAGACTTGGAGAATTTGAACTACTTAGACATGGTTGTAAAGGAGGGCCTGAGGCTGCATTCCGTAGCGCCACTAATACCTCACGAGGCCGTGGAAGATTGTATAGTCAATAACTTCCACATACAAAAAGGATCCCGGATCATGATTAACTATTATGCTATCCAAAGGGATCCAAATATTTGGCCTGGGGCTGAAAAGTTTTTGCCTGAGAGGTTTGTTGGGAGCAGTGTAGACATTCGTGGACGTGACTTCCAACTTTTACCATTTGGCTCTGGCAGAAGAAGTTGCCCTGGAATGCAGTTGGGGATAATCGTTGTCCAACTTGTAGTAGCACAATTGGTGCATTGCTTTGATTGGGAGCTTCCAAATGGTATGCAGCCTTGTGAATTGGATGTTGAGGAGCACTTTGGATTAGCAACAAGCAGAGAACATCCCTTAATGGTTATTCCTACTTATAGACTAAACAATGCTTAA